The following proteins come from a genomic window of Mauremys mutica isolate MM-2020 ecotype Southern chromosome 7, ASM2049712v1, whole genome shotgun sequence:
- the PKD2L1 gene encoding polycystic kidney disease 2-like 1 protein isoform X2, with product MTSTNAYYYTKVMSNLFLQTPSDSGVSFQSIGSMAEFWGYTQGPLLDSLYWTKWYNNESLAHNTQSYIYYENLLLGVPRLRQLKVKNNSCVVHDNFKEDISGCYDVYSEDKEERVPFGLINGTAWRYHSEEELGGSSHWGRLTSYSGGGYYIDLKLTREESAEALRVLKEKLWLDRGTRVIFIDFSVYNANINLFCVLRLVVEFPATGGAIPSWQIRTVKLIRYVSTWDFFIVACEIIFCVFIFYYVVEEILELRIHRLQYFTSVWNILDVVVILLSIVAIVFHIFRTIEVNRLMGELLRHPDIYADFEFLAFWQTQYNNMNAVNLFFAWIKIFKYISFNKTMTQLSSTLARCAKDILGFAIMFFIVFFAYAQLGYLLFGTQVENFSTFIKCIFTQFRIILGDFDYNAIDNANRVLGPIYFVTYVFFVFFVLLNMFLAIINDTYSEVKEELSNQKNELQLSDILKQGYHKTLMRLKLKKERISDVQKALQNGTKELEFEDFKNSLKELGHAEHEITAAFSRFDKDGNQVLDEEEQKRMRHDLEEKRVALNAEIENLGKSYGDNNLDENLTLADAKNNHANKSTWVSEEEFQILLRRVLQLEHSIGSIVSKIDSVVSKLEVLERNKLQRKDLVGKLLDNISKEEQPRQEELLQRNLDPLVKENQEGWETKHMLGSNLSGSSPQNGNSIYPNLPKSGLPGSQVPKNTRPQSNVHF from the exons ATGACCAGTACAAATGCCTATTACTACACCAAAGTGATGTCCAACCTCTTCCTGCAAACCCCTTCGGACAGCGGGGTGTCCTTCCAGTCCATCGGGAGCATGGCTGAGTTCTGGGGG TATACCCAAGGCCCATTGCTGGATAGCTTGTACTGGACCAAATGGTACAACAATGAGTCACTAGCTCACAACACCCAGTCCTACATCTACTATGAGAATCTGCTGCTCGGTGTCCCACGTCTGCGCCAGCTGAAGGTGAAGAACAACTCGTGTGTGGTGCACGACAACTTTAAGGAGGACATTTCAGGCTGCTATGATGTGTATTCTGAGGACAAGGAGGAAAGAGTTCCCTTCGGGCTCATCAATGGAACTGC GTGGAGGTACCATTCTGAGGAAGAACTGGGCGGCTCGTCCCACTGGGGCCGACTAACCAGCTATAGCGGGGGAGGATATTACATAGACCTCAAGCTGACCCGGGAGGAGAGTGCGGAAGCCCTGCGAGTCCTGAAGGAGAAGTTGTGGCTGGACCGGGGCACCCGGGTGATCTTCATTGACTTCTCTGTGTATAACGCAAACATCAACCTGTTCTGTGTGCTGAG GTTAGTAGTTGAATTTCCAGCCACCGGTGGTGCAATCCCTTCCTGGCAAATCCGCACGGTGAAGCTCATCCGATATGTCAGCACCTGGGACTTCTTCATTGTGGCCTGTGAGATCATTTTCTGCGTCTTCATCTTCTACTACGTGGTGGAGGAGATTCTGGAGCTGCGTATCCACAGGCTCCAGTACTTCACCAGTGTCTGGAACATCCTGGATGTGGTGGTCATACtg CTGTCCATCGTTGCCATTGTGTTCCACATCTTTCGCACCATCGAGGTGAACAGGCTGATGGGAGAGCTGTTGAGGCATCCTGACATCTATGCAGACTTTGAGTTCCTGGCTTTCTGGCAGACCCAGTACAACAACATGAACGCAGTCAACCTGTTCTTCGCCTGGATTAAG ATATTCAAGTACATTAGCTTTAACAAAACAATGACCCAGCTTTCCTCCACGCTGGCTCGCTGTGCCAAGGACATCCTGGGTTTTGCCATCATGTTCTTCATTGTGTTCTTTGCCTACGCCCAGTTGGGCTACCTTCTCTTTGGGACGCAAGTGGAAAACTTTAGCACCTTTATTAAATGCAT CTTCACCCAATTTCGGATCATACTTGGCGACTTTGACTACAATGCCATCGACAATGCcaacagggtgctggggcccatTTACTTCGTCACCTACGTCTTCTTCGTTTTCTTTGTGCTGCTG AACATGTTCCTGGCCATCATCAACGACACCTACTCAGAAGTCAAGGAGGAGCTTTCAAACCAGAAGAACGAGCTGCAGCTCTCAGACATCCTGAAGCAG GGCTACCACAAGACGCTGATGAGGCTGAAGTTGAAGAAAGAGCGGATTTCGGACGTTCAGAAGGCTCTCCAGAACGGGACAAAGGAGCTAGAGTttgaggattttaagaacagtttgAAAGA GCTGGGTCATGCCGAGCATGAGATCACAGCAGCCTTTTCCAGATTTGACAAAGACGGTAACCAGGTCCTTGATGAAGAGGAACAGAAGCGAATGAGGCATGACCTAGAGGAGAAAAGG GTTGCTTTGAATGCAGAGATTGAAAACTTGGGAAAATCCTACGGTGATAACAACCTGGATGAGAATCTGACCCTTGCGGATGCAAAGAACAATCACGCCAATAAGTCCACCTGGGTGTCTGAGGAAGAATTCCAAAT CCTCCTGCGACGGGTCCTGCAGCTGGAGCACTCGATCGGCAGCATCGTGTCCAAGATCGACTCAGTGGTGAGCAAGCTGGAGGTGCTGGAGAGAAACAAACTGCAGAGGAAAGACCTGGTGGGCAAGCTGCTCGACAACATCAGCAAG GAGGAACAGCCCAGGCAGGAAGAACTGCTCCAGCGGAACCTAGACCCGCTGGTGAAGGAAAACCAAGAAGGCTGGGAGACAAAGCACATGCTGGGAAGCAACCTTAGTGGGAGCTCTCCCCAAAATGGTAACAGCATCTACCCCAACCTGCCCAAGTCGGGGTTACCGGGCTCTCAGGTGCCCAAGAACACCCGGCCTCAGTCTAACGTGCACTTCTGA
- the PKD2L1 gene encoding polycystic kidney disease 2-like 1 protein isoform X1, whose amino-acid sequence MSSSRLNNRSESHFRAQEEHELETLGKKAWDNPVYNGSPSASLKIRAIYNPKAILENPYENIEKLGDSLPYQEERKKAEDVKKKPLPKCCFCFFKGIRGLWGTTLTENTAEDRELYVKTTLRELLVYVIFLVDICLLTYGMTSTNAYYYTKVMSNLFLQTPSDSGVSFQSIGSMAEFWGYTQGPLLDSLYWTKWYNNESLAHNTQSYIYYENLLLGVPRLRQLKVKNNSCVVHDNFKEDISGCYDVYSEDKEERVPFGLINGTAWRYHSEEELGGSSHWGRLTSYSGGGYYIDLKLTREESAEALRVLKEKLWLDRGTRVIFIDFSVYNANINLFCVLRLVVEFPATGGAIPSWQIRTVKLIRYVSTWDFFIVACEIIFCVFIFYYVVEEILELRIHRLQYFTSVWNILDVVVILLSIVAIVFHIFRTIEVNRLMGELLRHPDIYADFEFLAFWQTQYNNMNAVNLFFAWIKIFKYISFNKTMTQLSSTLARCAKDILGFAIMFFIVFFAYAQLGYLLFGTQVENFSTFIKCIFTQFRIILGDFDYNAIDNANRVLGPIYFVTYVFFVFFVLLNMFLAIINDTYSEVKEELSNQKNELQLSDILKQGYHKTLMRLKLKKERISDVQKALQNGTKELEFEDFKNSLKELGHAEHEITAAFSRFDKDGNQVLDEEEQKRMRHDLEEKRVALNAEIENLGKSYGDNNLDENLTLADAKNNHANKSTWVSEEEFQILLRRVLQLEHSIGSIVSKIDSVVSKLEVLERNKLQRKDLVGKLLDNISKEEQPRQEELLQRNLDPLVKENQEGWETKHMLGSNLSGSSPQNGNSIYPNLPKSGLPGSQVPKNTRPQSNVHF is encoded by the exons ATGAGCTCCTCCCGGCTAAACAACAGATCTGAGAGCCACTTTCGAGCCCAGGAGGAGCACGAGCTAGAAACCCTGGGGAAGAAAGCGTGGGACAATCCTGTTTACAATGGCTCCCCCTCTGCCTCTCTGAAGATCCGAGCCATCTACAACCCCAAGGCCATTCTGGAGAACCCCTACGAGAACATTGAGAAGCTGGGGGACTCCCTTCCCTACCAAGAAGAGAGGAAAAAGGCGGAGGATGTGAAGAAGAAACCCTTGCCCAAGTGCTGCTTCTGTTTCTTCAAAGGCATCCGAG GCCTCTGGGGGACAACTCTGACTGAGAACACTGCTGAAGACCGAGAGCTGTATGTAAAGACCACGCTGCGAGAGCTGCTGGTTTATGTCATCTTCTTGGTGGATATCTGCCTAC TGACTTATGGAATGACCAGTACAAATGCCTATTACTACACCAAAGTGATGTCCAACCTCTTCCTGCAAACCCCTTCGGACAGCGGGGTGTCCTTCCAGTCCATCGGGAGCATGGCTGAGTTCTGGGGG TATACCCAAGGCCCATTGCTGGATAGCTTGTACTGGACCAAATGGTACAACAATGAGTCACTAGCTCACAACACCCAGTCCTACATCTACTATGAGAATCTGCTGCTCGGTGTCCCACGTCTGCGCCAGCTGAAGGTGAAGAACAACTCGTGTGTGGTGCACGACAACTTTAAGGAGGACATTTCAGGCTGCTATGATGTGTATTCTGAGGACAAGGAGGAAAGAGTTCCCTTCGGGCTCATCAATGGAACTGC GTGGAGGTACCATTCTGAGGAAGAACTGGGCGGCTCGTCCCACTGGGGCCGACTAACCAGCTATAGCGGGGGAGGATATTACATAGACCTCAAGCTGACCCGGGAGGAGAGTGCGGAAGCCCTGCGAGTCCTGAAGGAGAAGTTGTGGCTGGACCGGGGCACCCGGGTGATCTTCATTGACTTCTCTGTGTATAACGCAAACATCAACCTGTTCTGTGTGCTGAG GTTAGTAGTTGAATTTCCAGCCACCGGTGGTGCAATCCCTTCCTGGCAAATCCGCACGGTGAAGCTCATCCGATATGTCAGCACCTGGGACTTCTTCATTGTGGCCTGTGAGATCATTTTCTGCGTCTTCATCTTCTACTACGTGGTGGAGGAGATTCTGGAGCTGCGTATCCACAGGCTCCAGTACTTCACCAGTGTCTGGAACATCCTGGATGTGGTGGTCATACtg CTGTCCATCGTTGCCATTGTGTTCCACATCTTTCGCACCATCGAGGTGAACAGGCTGATGGGAGAGCTGTTGAGGCATCCTGACATCTATGCAGACTTTGAGTTCCTGGCTTTCTGGCAGACCCAGTACAACAACATGAACGCAGTCAACCTGTTCTTCGCCTGGATTAAG ATATTCAAGTACATTAGCTTTAACAAAACAATGACCCAGCTTTCCTCCACGCTGGCTCGCTGTGCCAAGGACATCCTGGGTTTTGCCATCATGTTCTTCATTGTGTTCTTTGCCTACGCCCAGTTGGGCTACCTTCTCTTTGGGACGCAAGTGGAAAACTTTAGCACCTTTATTAAATGCAT CTTCACCCAATTTCGGATCATACTTGGCGACTTTGACTACAATGCCATCGACAATGCcaacagggtgctggggcccatTTACTTCGTCACCTACGTCTTCTTCGTTTTCTTTGTGCTGCTG AACATGTTCCTGGCCATCATCAACGACACCTACTCAGAAGTCAAGGAGGAGCTTTCAAACCAGAAGAACGAGCTGCAGCTCTCAGACATCCTGAAGCAG GGCTACCACAAGACGCTGATGAGGCTGAAGTTGAAGAAAGAGCGGATTTCGGACGTTCAGAAGGCTCTCCAGAACGGGACAAAGGAGCTAGAGTttgaggattttaagaacagtttgAAAGA GCTGGGTCATGCCGAGCATGAGATCACAGCAGCCTTTTCCAGATTTGACAAAGACGGTAACCAGGTCCTTGATGAAGAGGAACAGAAGCGAATGAGGCATGACCTAGAGGAGAAAAGG GTTGCTTTGAATGCAGAGATTGAAAACTTGGGAAAATCCTACGGTGATAACAACCTGGATGAGAATCTGACCCTTGCGGATGCAAAGAACAATCACGCCAATAAGTCCACCTGGGTGTCTGAGGAAGAATTCCAAAT CCTCCTGCGACGGGTCCTGCAGCTGGAGCACTCGATCGGCAGCATCGTGTCCAAGATCGACTCAGTGGTGAGCAAGCTGGAGGTGCTGGAGAGAAACAAACTGCAGAGGAAAGACCTGGTGGGCAAGCTGCTCGACAACATCAGCAAG GAGGAACAGCCCAGGCAGGAAGAACTGCTCCAGCGGAACCTAGACCCGCTGGTGAAGGAAAACCAAGAAGGCTGGGAGACAAAGCACATGCTGGGAAGCAACCTTAGTGGGAGCTCTCCCCAAAATGGTAACAGCATCTACCCCAACCTGCCCAAGTCGGGGTTACCGGGCTCTCAGGTGCCCAAGAACACCCGGCCTCAGTCTAACGTGCACTTCTGA